The following proteins are co-located in the Anomalospiza imberbis isolate Cuckoo-Finch-1a 21T00152 chromosome 1, ASM3175350v1, whole genome shotgun sequence genome:
- the TRIP13 gene encoding pachytene checkpoint protein 2 homolog isoform X3, protein MDQDSREKTYFKGMYLDGAIPHIKSVAKKEDIRMSVLKLLNRHNIVFGDYKWTEFDDPFLNNNVQSVAIVDTELKLKERQPIDLSTSSLSLHIFHLNEEGPTSENLEEENEDITAAHHWVLPAAEFHGLWESLIYDTEVKSNLLNYVTTTLLFSDKNVDSNLISWNRVVLLHGPPGTGKTSLCKALAQKLTIRLSYRYRYGQLIEINSHSLFSKWFSESGKLVTKMFQKIQELVDDRDALVFVLIDEVESLTAARSAFKAGTEPSDAIRVVNAVLTQIDQIKRYPNVVILTTSNITEKIDMAFVDRTDIKQYIGPPSTAAIFRIYLSCLEELMKCQIIYPRQQLLTLRELEMIGFIENNVSRLSLVLKEISRKSEGLGGRVLRKLPFLAHALYIQSPSVTMTTFLQALSLAVDKQFEEKKNLADCV, encoded by the exons ATGGATCAG GACAGCAGAGAGAAGACATATTTTAAAGGGATGTACTTGGACGGTGCAATTCCACACATCAAAAG TGTGGCCAAGAAAGAAGATATTAGGATGAGTGTCTTAAAGCTGTTGAACAGACACAACATCGTGTTTGGTGATTACAAGTGGACAGAGTTCGACGACCCTTTCCTTAACAACAACGTGCAGTCTGTGGCAATAGTGGATACAGAGCTAAAACTGAAGGAAAGACAG CCTATTGACCTGAGCACAAGCAGTCTTTCTCTTCATATTTTTCATCTGAATGAAGAAGGACCAACCTCTGAAAACCTGGAAGAAGAGAATGAGGATATCACTGCAGCTCACCACTGGGTGCTACCAGCAG CTGAGTTCCATGGCCTTTGGGAAAGTCTTATCTATGACACTGAAGTAAAATCAAAT TTACTCAATTATGTGACGACAACATTATTATTTTCTGACAAAAATGTTGACAGCAACCTGATATCATGGAACAGAGTTGTTTTGCTGCATG GCCCTCCTGGAACTGGGAAGACTTCTCTCTGTAAAGCATTGGCTCAGAAGCTGACAATTCGACTGTCAtacag GTATAGGTATGGACAGTTAATTGAGATAAACAGCCATAGCCTTTTCTCTAAATGGTTTTCTGAG AGTGGCAAGCTTGTAACCAAGATGTTCCAGAAGATCCAAGAGTTAGTTGATGACAGAGATGCTCTTGTATTTGTACTGATTGATGAG GTGGAAAGCCTCACAGCAGCCCGCAGTGCCTTCAAGGCAGGCACAGAGCCTTCAGATGCTATTCGTGTGGTCAATGCTGTACTGACACAAATAGACCAGATTAAAAG GTATCCCAATGTAGTTATCCTGACTACTTCAAATATTACAGAGAAAATTGACATGGCCTTTGTAGACAGGACTGACATAAAACAATACATTGGACCTCCATCTACTGCAGCAATATTTAGAATATATCTTTCTTGCCTGGAAGAACTGATGAAG TGTCAAATAATATATCCTCGACAGCAGCTTCTGACACTCAGAGAGCTTGAGATGATTGGCTTCATAGAAAATAATGTGTCAAGGTTAAGCCTTGTACTAAAAGAAATCTCAAG AAAAAGTGAAGGTCTTGGTGGCCGGGTCCTGAGAAAGCTTCCTTTCCTAGCACATGCACTTTATATTCAA TCCCCCAGTGTCACAATGACAACTTTTCTTCAGGCCCTTTCACTTGCAGTAGACAAacaatttgaagaaaaaaagaatcttgCAGACTGTGTGTGA
- the TRIP13 gene encoding pachytene checkpoint protein 2 homolog isoform X4: MLEKDSREKTYFKGMYLDGAIPHIKSVAKKEDIRMSVLKLLNRHNIVFGDYKWTEFDDPFLNNNVQSVAIVDTELKLKERQPIDLSTSSLSLHIFHLNEEGPTSENLEEENEDITAAHHWVLPAAEFHGLWESLIYDTEVKSNLLNYVTTTLLFSDKNVDSNLISWNRVVLLHGPPGTGKTSLCKALAQKLTIRLSYRYRYGQLIEINSHSLFSKWFSESGKLVTKMFQKIQELVDDRDALVFVLIDEVESLTAARSAFKAGTEPSDAIRVVNAVLTQIDQIKRYPNVVILTTSNITEKIDMAFVDRTDIKQYIGPPSTAAIFRIYLSCLEELMKCQIIYPRQQLLTLRELEMIGFIENNVSRLSLVLKEISRKSEGLGGRVLRKLPFLAHALYIQSPSVTMTTFLQALSLAVDKQFEEKKNLADCV, encoded by the exons ATGTTGGAAAAA GACAGCAGAGAGAAGACATATTTTAAAGGGATGTACTTGGACGGTGCAATTCCACACATCAAAAG TGTGGCCAAGAAAGAAGATATTAGGATGAGTGTCTTAAAGCTGTTGAACAGACACAACATCGTGTTTGGTGATTACAAGTGGACAGAGTTCGACGACCCTTTCCTTAACAACAACGTGCAGTCTGTGGCAATAGTGGATACAGAGCTAAAACTGAAGGAAAGACAG CCTATTGACCTGAGCACAAGCAGTCTTTCTCTTCATATTTTTCATCTGAATGAAGAAGGACCAACCTCTGAAAACCTGGAAGAAGAGAATGAGGATATCACTGCAGCTCACCACTGGGTGCTACCAGCAG CTGAGTTCCATGGCCTTTGGGAAAGTCTTATCTATGACACTGAAGTAAAATCAAAT TTACTCAATTATGTGACGACAACATTATTATTTTCTGACAAAAATGTTGACAGCAACCTGATATCATGGAACAGAGTTGTTTTGCTGCATG GCCCTCCTGGAACTGGGAAGACTTCTCTCTGTAAAGCATTGGCTCAGAAGCTGACAATTCGACTGTCAtacag GTATAGGTATGGACAGTTAATTGAGATAAACAGCCATAGCCTTTTCTCTAAATGGTTTTCTGAG AGTGGCAAGCTTGTAACCAAGATGTTCCAGAAGATCCAAGAGTTAGTTGATGACAGAGATGCTCTTGTATTTGTACTGATTGATGAG GTGGAAAGCCTCACAGCAGCCCGCAGTGCCTTCAAGGCAGGCACAGAGCCTTCAGATGCTATTCGTGTGGTCAATGCTGTACTGACACAAATAGACCAGATTAAAAG GTATCCCAATGTAGTTATCCTGACTACTTCAAATATTACAGAGAAAATTGACATGGCCTTTGTAGACAGGACTGACATAAAACAATACATTGGACCTCCATCTACTGCAGCAATATTTAGAATATATCTTTCTTGCCTGGAAGAACTGATGAAG TGTCAAATAATATATCCTCGACAGCAGCTTCTGACACTCAGAGAGCTTGAGATGATTGGCTTCATAGAAAATAATGTGTCAAGGTTAAGCCTTGTACTAAAAGAAATCTCAAG AAAAAGTGAAGGTCTTGGTGGCCGGGTCCTGAGAAAGCTTCCTTTCCTAGCACATGCACTTTATATTCAA TCCCCCAGTGTCACAATGACAACTTTTCTTCAGGCCCTTTCACTTGCAGTAGACAAacaatttgaagaaaaaaagaatcttgCAGACTGTGTGTGA
- the TRIP13 gene encoding pachytene checkpoint protein 2 homolog isoform X2: MEDAAGDLKQALPNVCDGIQIHVEVHQKSSSVAKKEDIRMSVLKLLNRHNIVFGDYKWTEFDDPFLNNNVQSVAIVDTELKLKERQPIDLSTSSLSLHIFHLNEEGPTSENLEEENEDITAAHHWVLPAAEFHGLWESLIYDTEVKSNLLNYVTTTLLFSDKNVDSNLISWNRVVLLHGPPGTGKTSLCKALAQKLTIRLSYRYRYGQLIEINSHSLFSKWFSESGKLVTKMFQKIQELVDDRDALVFVLIDEVESLTAARSAFKAGTEPSDAIRVVNAVLTQIDQIKRYPNVVILTTSNITEKIDMAFVDRTDIKQYIGPPSTAAIFRIYLSCLEELMKCQIIYPRQQLLTLRELEMIGFIENNVSRLSLVLKEISRKSEGLGGRVLRKLPFLAHALYIQSPSVTMTTFLQALSLAVDKQFEEKKNLADCV, from the exons ATGGAAGACGCTGCTGGAGATTTGAAGCAAGCGCTCCCAAACGTGTGTGACGGGATTCAGATCCATGTGGAAGTTCACCAGAAGTCGAGCAG TGTGGCCAAGAAAGAAGATATTAGGATGAGTGTCTTAAAGCTGTTGAACAGACACAACATCGTGTTTGGTGATTACAAGTGGACAGAGTTCGACGACCCTTTCCTTAACAACAACGTGCAGTCTGTGGCAATAGTGGATACAGAGCTAAAACTGAAGGAAAGACAG CCTATTGACCTGAGCACAAGCAGTCTTTCTCTTCATATTTTTCATCTGAATGAAGAAGGACCAACCTCTGAAAACCTGGAAGAAGAGAATGAGGATATCACTGCAGCTCACCACTGGGTGCTACCAGCAG CTGAGTTCCATGGCCTTTGGGAAAGTCTTATCTATGACACTGAAGTAAAATCAAAT TTACTCAATTATGTGACGACAACATTATTATTTTCTGACAAAAATGTTGACAGCAACCTGATATCATGGAACAGAGTTGTTTTGCTGCATG GCCCTCCTGGAACTGGGAAGACTTCTCTCTGTAAAGCATTGGCTCAGAAGCTGACAATTCGACTGTCAtacag GTATAGGTATGGACAGTTAATTGAGATAAACAGCCATAGCCTTTTCTCTAAATGGTTTTCTGAG AGTGGCAAGCTTGTAACCAAGATGTTCCAGAAGATCCAAGAGTTAGTTGATGACAGAGATGCTCTTGTATTTGTACTGATTGATGAG GTGGAAAGCCTCACAGCAGCCCGCAGTGCCTTCAAGGCAGGCACAGAGCCTTCAGATGCTATTCGTGTGGTCAATGCTGTACTGACACAAATAGACCAGATTAAAAG GTATCCCAATGTAGTTATCCTGACTACTTCAAATATTACAGAGAAAATTGACATGGCCTTTGTAGACAGGACTGACATAAAACAATACATTGGACCTCCATCTACTGCAGCAATATTTAGAATATATCTTTCTTGCCTGGAAGAACTGATGAAG TGTCAAATAATATATCCTCGACAGCAGCTTCTGACACTCAGAGAGCTTGAGATGATTGGCTTCATAGAAAATAATGTGTCAAGGTTAAGCCTTGTACTAAAAGAAATCTCAAG AAAAAGTGAAGGTCTTGGTGGCCGGGTCCTGAGAAAGCTTCCTTTCCTAGCACATGCACTTTATATTCAA TCCCCCAGTGTCACAATGACAACTTTTCTTCAGGCCCTTTCACTTGCAGTAGACAAacaatttgaagaaaaaaagaatcttgCAGACTGTGTGTGA
- the TRIP13 gene encoding pachytene checkpoint protein 2 homolog isoform X1 — MEDAAGDLKQALPNVCDGIQIHVEVHQKSSSVAKKEDIRMSVLKLLNRHNIVFGDYKWTEFDDPFLNNNVQSVAIVDTELKLKERQPIDLSTSSLSLHIFHLNEEGPTSENLEEENEDITAAHHWVLPAGPPGTGKTSLCKALAQKLTIRLSYRYRYGQLIEINSHSLFSKWFSESGKLVTKMFQKIQELVDDRDALVFVLIDEVESLTAARSAFKAGTEPSDAIRVVNAVLTQIDQIKRYPNVVILTTSNITEKIDMAFVDRTDIKQYIGPPSTAAIFRIYLSCLEELMKCQIIYPRQQLLTLRELEMIGFIENNVSRLSLVLKEISRKSEGLGGRVLRKLPFLAHALYIQSPSVTMTTFLQALSLAVDKQFEEKKNLADCV; from the exons ATGGAAGACGCTGCTGGAGATTTGAAGCAAGCGCTCCCAAACGTGTGTGACGGGATTCAGATCCATGTGGAAGTTCACCAGAAGTCGAGCAG TGTGGCCAAGAAAGAAGATATTAGGATGAGTGTCTTAAAGCTGTTGAACAGACACAACATCGTGTTTGGTGATTACAAGTGGACAGAGTTCGACGACCCTTTCCTTAACAACAACGTGCAGTCTGTGGCAATAGTGGATACAGAGCTAAAACTGAAGGAAAGACAG CCTATTGACCTGAGCACAAGCAGTCTTTCTCTTCATATTTTTCATCTGAATGAAGAAGGACCAACCTCTGAAAACCTGGAAGAAGAGAATGAGGATATCACTGCAGCTCACCACTGGGTGCTACCAGCAG GCCCTCCTGGAACTGGGAAGACTTCTCTCTGTAAAGCATTGGCTCAGAAGCTGACAATTCGACTGTCAtacag GTATAGGTATGGACAGTTAATTGAGATAAACAGCCATAGCCTTTTCTCTAAATGGTTTTCTGAG AGTGGCAAGCTTGTAACCAAGATGTTCCAGAAGATCCAAGAGTTAGTTGATGACAGAGATGCTCTTGTATTTGTACTGATTGATGAG GTGGAAAGCCTCACAGCAGCCCGCAGTGCCTTCAAGGCAGGCACAGAGCCTTCAGATGCTATTCGTGTGGTCAATGCTGTACTGACACAAATAGACCAGATTAAAAG GTATCCCAATGTAGTTATCCTGACTACTTCAAATATTACAGAGAAAATTGACATGGCCTTTGTAGACAGGACTGACATAAAACAATACATTGGACCTCCATCTACTGCAGCAATATTTAGAATATATCTTTCTTGCCTGGAAGAACTGATGAAG TGTCAAATAATATATCCTCGACAGCAGCTTCTGACACTCAGAGAGCTTGAGATGATTGGCTTCATAGAAAATAATGTGTCAAGGTTAAGCCTTGTACTAAAAGAAATCTCAAG AAAAAGTGAAGGTCTTGGTGGCCGGGTCCTGAGAAAGCTTCCTTTCCTAGCACATGCACTTTATATTCAA TCCCCCAGTGTCACAATGACAACTTTTCTTCAGGCCCTTTCACTTGCAGTAGACAAacaatttgaagaaaaaaagaatcttgCAGACTGTGTGTGA